From Methanomicrobiales archaeon HGW-Methanomicrobiales-1, a single genomic window includes:
- the nifS gene encoding cysteine desulfurase NifS yields the protein MGAQRTIYMDHSATTYVKPEVVSEMIPYFTEHFGNPSSIYGIARESKKAIDAARVQTAKALGADPDEIYFTSGGSESDNWAIKGVAYANRKRGNHIITTQIEHHAVLHTCQFLEKEGFEVTYLPVDQYGLVDPAVLEKAITEKTILISIMYANNEIGTIEPIAELGAIARKHKVYFHTDAVQVIGSVQIDVKAQNIDLLSLSAHKFYGPKGVGALYIKKGVRIENLMHGGGQERRKRAGTENIAGIVGLGKAIEMATADIPGHSAKIRAMRDRLIKGVLSTISHARLNGHPEKRLPGNFNVSFEFIEGESMLLWLDDEGICASTGSACTSGSLEPSHVLLATGLPVEISHGSLRLTLGDANMDADVDVVLEVLPKVVAKLRDMSPLYVKSEKEGGCNVQ from the coding sequence ATGGGAGCACAACGAACAATCTACATGGATCATTCCGCAACCACGTATGTGAAACCGGAAGTTGTGAGCGAAATGATCCCCTATTTCACGGAACATTTCGGTAACCCGTCATCCATCTATGGCATTGCCCGCGAATCCAAAAAAGCGATCGATGCCGCACGGGTGCAGACGGCAAAGGCGCTGGGTGCTGACCCGGATGAAATTTATTTTACTTCGGGTGGGAGCGAGTCGGACAACTGGGCGATCAAGGGGGTGGCTTATGCAAACCGGAAGCGGGGCAACCATATCATCACCACGCAGATCGAGCATCATGCCGTGCTTCACACCTGCCAGTTCCTTGAAAAGGAAGGATTCGAAGTTACGTACCTCCCCGTTGACCAGTACGGGCTGGTGGATCCTGCCGTGCTTGAAAAAGCAATCACGGAAAAAACGATCCTGATCTCGATCATGTATGCGAACAACGAGATCGGTACGATCGAACCTATCGCCGAGCTCGGTGCCATCGCCCGCAAACACAAGGTGTACTTTCATACCGATGCCGTGCAGGTGATCGGCAGCGTCCAGATCGATGTGAAGGCGCAGAACATCGACCTGCTCTCGCTCTCGGCCCATAAGTTCTATGGCCCCAAGGGGGTCGGGGCCCTCTACATCAAAAAAGGAGTCCGGATCGAGAACCTGATGCACGGCGGGGGACAGGAGCGCAGGAAGCGTGCGGGTACTGAAAATATTGCCGGCATTGTTGGCCTGGGAAAAGCAATCGAAATGGCGACTGCGGATATCCCCGGGCATTCCGCAAAGATCCGAGCAATGCGGGACCGGCTCATCAAAGGCGTCCTCTCTACGATATCGCATGCCCGGCTCAACGGGCACCCGGAAAAACGTCTCCCGGGCAATTTTAACGTGAGTTTTGAATTTATTGAAGGCGAGTCCATGCTCCTCTGGCTCGATGACGAGGGCATCTGCGCCTCCACCGGAAGTGCCTGCACCTCCGGATCGCTTGAACCGTCCCATGTACTGCTCGCAACCGGCCTGCCGGTAGAGATATCGCACGGTTCGCTCCGGCTCACGCTCGGCGATGCCAATATGGATGCAGATGTGGATGTTGTGCTCGAAGTGCTCCCCAAAGTGGTTGCAAAACTGCGGGATATGTCCCCGTTATACGTAAAGAGCGAGAAGGAAGGTGGCTGCAATGTACAGTGA
- the nifU gene encoding Fe-S cluster assembly scaffold protein NifU: MYSDKVMDHFKNPRNVGEIENADGIGEVGNPVCGDIMKIFLTIENNIVTDAKFKTFGCGAAIASSSMATELVRGKTLEEAWEISNLAVAEALEGLPPIKMHCSVLAEEGIHKAINDYRVKKGLEPWVEKNPHSHEHEDMTCEH, from the coding sequence ATGTACAGTGACAAGGTCATGGACCATTTCAAGAACCCCCGGAATGTTGGAGAGATCGAGAATGCCGATGGCATCGGTGAAGTCGGCAACCCTGTCTGCGGGGACATCATGAAGATCTTCCTGACAATCGAGAACAACATCGTCACCGACGCGAAGTTCAAGACGTTCGGCTGCGGTGCTGCGATTGCCTCCAGCAGCATGGCAACCGAACTGGTCCGGGGAAAGACGCTCGAAGAAGCCTGGGAAATCTCGAACCTTGCCGTGGCTGAGGCACTCGAAGGTCTCCCCCCGATCAAGATGCACTGCTCGGTGCTGGCCGAAGAAGGGATTCACAAGGCAATCAATGATTACCGGGTGAAAAAAGGGCTTGAACCATGGGTGGAAAAGAATCCCCACTCGCATGAACACGAAGATATGACCTGCGAGCACTAG
- a CDS encoding adenylyltransferase: MFSERELERYKRQMMLFGEDGQERLKKAHIFIAGAGGLGSPVSIYLAVAGVGMITIVDMDVVAPSNLNRQILHFDRDAGKKKIVSAEEKLRELNPDITVNAIDARIGVSNVTKLIGSADGIVDALDNFPTRYLLNDVAIAQEIPLFHGGIRGFYGQATTIIPGITPCLKCIFPKAPPEEIFPVVGVTPGIIGTIQANEVIKYLTGSGRLLTNRLFIWDGMEAHAEELCVERNPACEACSGMKATTTHARMKK, translated from the coding sequence ATGTTTTCAGAACGGGAACTCGAACGGTACAAGCGGCAGATGATGCTCTTTGGCGAAGATGGCCAGGAGCGGCTGAAAAAGGCGCATATCTTTATTGCCGGTGCCGGGGGACTGGGTTCGCCTGTCTCCATCTATCTTGCGGTAGCCGGTGTGGGAATGATCACCATCGTTGATATGGATGTGGTTGCCCCGTCAAACCTGAACCGCCAGATTCTCCACTTCGACCGGGATGCCGGGAAGAAGAAAATAGTTTCAGCAGAAGAGAAACTGCGGGAACTCAATCCGGATATCACGGTCAATGCGATCGATGCACGTATCGGTGTATCGAACGTAACAAAACTCATTGGAAGTGCTGACGGGATTGTGGATGCCCTGGACAATTTCCCGACACGGTACCTGCTCAATGATGTTGCGATTGCACAGGAGATCCCGCTCTTCCATGGGGGGATCCGGGGATTCTACGGGCAGGCAACCACGATTATACCCGGCATCACACCGTGCCTGAAATGCATCTTCCCCAAGGCCCCGCCCGAGGAAATATTCCCGGTAGTAGGAGTAACGCCGGGCATCATTGGTACAATCCAGGCAAATGAAGTGATCAAGTACCTGACCGGCAGCGGCAGACTGCTGACAAACCGGCTCTTCATCTGGGATGGGATGGAGGCGCATGCGGAAGAACTCTGTGTTGAGCGCAATCCCGCTTGCGAAGCGTGCAGTGGCATGAAAGCAACAACAACACATGCGAGGATGAAGAAATGA
- a CDS encoding molybdopterin synthase sulfur carrier subunit: protein MTVKIRFFAQFRELLGTDIVTEVAPGTMFTSLITTTARKNPAGYAAIFNDKGMFHEFVILMQNGRRVEIADAAKTPVADGDEIAVFPPVAGG, encoded by the coding sequence ATGACCGTTAAGATCCGGTTTTTTGCACAGTTCCGCGAACTGCTCGGAACGGATATTGTGACCGAAGTAGCGCCAGGGACGATGTTTACCTCCCTGATCACGACCACAGCCCGGAAAAATCCCGCGGGATATGCAGCCATCTTTAACGACAAGGGCATGTTTCACGAATTTGTGATACTGATGCAGAACGGCAGGCGGGTCGAGATCGCGGATGCGGCAAAGACGCCGGTTGCAGATGGCGATGAGATTGCAGTCTTCCCGCCGGTTGCGGGGGGATAA
- a CDS encoding molybdopterin biosynthesis protein MoeE, with product MMIAIQTADVDIGALITAAKKVGTGAVVVFDGIVRDDEITEMELEAYEEVAVKELEKIADDATRQFGLLHVDIIHRIGRLSVGENILIIVVSAGHREAAYAGSRFIIEAIKAGVPIWKKELTKDGGRWVPGDHGHGSGKPR from the coding sequence ATCATGATCGCAATCCAGACCGCAGATGTCGATATCGGGGCTCTTATCACTGCTGCAAAAAAAGTGGGAACCGGTGCAGTTGTCGTCTTTGACGGGATTGTCCGTGACGATGAGATCACCGAGATGGAACTCGAAGCCTACGAGGAAGTGGCAGTTAAAGAACTCGAAAAAATTGCGGATGATGCGACCCGGCAGTTTGGTCTCCTGCATGTCGATATCATCCATCGGATCGGGCGGCTTTCAGTGGGCGAGAATATCCTGATCATTGTAGTGAGTGCCGGGCACCGGGAAGCAGCGTATGCCGGTTCCCGGTTTATTATAGAAGCAATCAAAGCCGGTGTCCCCATCTGGAAGAAAGAACTGACCAAAGACGGGGGCCGGTGGGTGCCGGGCGATCATGGGCACGGGAGCGGGAAACCCCGCTGA
- a CDS encoding aminotransferase: MKPATPGNPPSSRNNTMAQFFSTHPSRADNFTESVIREMTRLSLKHNAINLAQGFPDFPCPKELKDAACEAVNEDYNQYAITWGAQDLREALAARVQQFNGMTFDPQAEITVTCGSTEAMMASMLALIQPGDEVIVPEPFYENYGPDAQISGAVPRYVQLKDNFSIDEESWKSAFNKKTRAIILNTPNNPTGKVFSKKELAFIADLCIDHNVIAITDEIYEHILYDGRKHVSIGALDGMHDRTITIGSFSKTYSVTGWRVGYALAGTEITARIRKIHDFLTVGAPAPLQHACVAALRLPESYYHELAREYDRKRKILFAGLRKAGFACELPEGAYYIFTDIAGFGMTDTEFARHLVEKAGVAAVPGSSFYHEGGETKLRFTFSKKDETLGEACRRLEMLELG, from the coding sequence ATGAAACCTGCAACGCCCGGTAACCCTCCATCATCACGGAACAACACCATGGCTCAGTTCTTCTCCACCCATCCTTCCCGAGCGGACAATTTCACGGAATCGGTGATCCGGGAGATGACCCGGCTCTCGCTGAAGCATAACGCGATCAACCTTGCACAGGGTTTCCCGGATTTTCCCTGCCCGAAGGAACTTAAAGACGCGGCCTGCGAAGCGGTCAACGAGGACTACAACCAGTACGCGATCACATGGGGGGCACAGGATCTCCGCGAGGCGCTGGCAGCCCGGGTGCAGCAGTTCAATGGTATGACCTTCGACCCGCAGGCAGAGATCACGGTCACCTGCGGTTCGACCGAGGCGATGATGGCATCGATGCTTGCCCTCATCCAGCCCGGCGATGAAGTGATCGTACCTGAACCATTTTACGAGAATTACGGGCCGGACGCACAGATATCAGGTGCGGTGCCGCGGTACGTCCAGCTTAAGGATAATTTCTCGATCGATGAAGAGTCCTGGAAATCCGCGTTCAATAAGAAAACCCGGGCAATCATCTTAAACACCCCCAACAATCCGACCGGCAAAGTTTTTTCTAAAAAAGAACTCGCGTTCATTGCTGACCTTTGTATTGACCACAACGTGATCGCAATCACGGACGAGATCTACGAACACATCCTGTACGATGGCAGGAAACATGTTTCGATCGGAGCGCTGGACGGGATGCATGACCGGACCATCACTATCGGGAGTTTCTCCAAGACCTACAGCGTCACCGGGTGGCGGGTCGGGTATGCACTCGCAGGTACGGAGATCACAGCCCGCATCCGCAAGATCCATGATTTCTTAACCGTGGGGGCACCTGCCCCGCTCCAGCATGCCTGCGTGGCAGCGCTCCGGCTACCGGAATCCTATTACCATGAACTTGCCCGGGAATATGACCGGAAACGGAAGATCCTTTTTGCCGGGCTCAGGAAGGCCGGGTTCGCGTGCGAGCTGCCGGAAGGAGCATACTATATTTTCACCGATATCGCGGGTTTTGGCATGACCGACACCGAGTTTGCCCGTCACCTCGTGGAAAAAGCCGGGGTTGCGGCGGTGCCGGGCAGCTCATTCTATCATGAAGGAGGAGAGACAAAACTCCGGTTCACCTTCTCGAAAAAGGACGAGACTCTTGGAGAGGCCTGCCGGCGCCTGGAGATGCTGGAGCTCGGGTAG
- a CDS encoding YeeE/YedE family protein: MFASLHKNKTAQLVLGLLFGICFGFLLQKGGVTSFDVIEGQLLLTDFTVLKLMLSAVIVGMAGFHLLKHFGLVRLHAAEGSVGANVIGGLIFGVGFALLGYCPGTVAGAVGTGELDALFGGMIGLLIGAGIFAELFPRLRTRILVWGKFPAITVPDFLHLNLWVTVVLMEVLMIGFLLALAFFGL; encoded by the coding sequence ATGTTTGCCAGTCTTCACAAGAATAAAACTGCACAGCTCGTGCTCGGTCTCCTTTTTGGGATCTGCTTTGGTTTCCTGCTCCAGAAAGGAGGAGTCACCAGCTTTGATGTGATCGAAGGGCAGCTGCTCCTCACCGATTTTACCGTGCTCAAACTCATGCTGTCGGCCGTAATTGTCGGGATGGCCGGTTTTCACCTGCTGAAACATTTCGGTCTTGTCCGGTTACATGCAGCGGAAGGTTCGGTGGGAGCAAACGTAATAGGGGGGCTCATCTTCGGTGTCGGGTTTGCGCTGCTCGGGTATTGCCCGGGAACCGTTGCCGGTGCGGTTGGTACCGGGGAACTTGATGCACTCTTTGGCGGTATGATCGGGCTGCTGATTGGTGCCGGGATCTTTGCAGAACTCTTTCCCCGGCTCAGGACCCGGATTTTAGTGTGGGGGAAATTCCCGGCGATCACGGTCCCGGACTTCCTGCACCTGAATCTCTGGGTGACCGTGGTGCTGATGGAAGTGCTCATGATCGGATTCTTACTCGCGCTCGCGTTTTTCGGGTTATAG
- a CDS encoding pyridoxamine 5-phosphate oxidase translates to MVKLTADMKEAFGKMKVFPVATATKDGTPNVIPLGIAELVSDDTVWFVDNFMNKTLSNIRTNPKIAFFVWGPDIKGCYQCKGVAAIKTSGTEYDKMKAKLNIEHPALPARSLVIVKITEIFECKPGPKAGAKLI, encoded by the coding sequence ATGGTAAAATTAACCGCAGACATGAAAGAAGCATTTGGAAAGATGAAAGTCTTCCCGGTAGCAACGGCAACCAAGGATGGCACGCCCAATGTGATCCCGCTGGGAATTGCCGAGCTTGTCAGCGATGATACGGTCTGGTTCGTGGACAATTTCATGAACAAGACACTCTCGAACATCCGGACAAATCCGAAGATCGCATTCTTTGTCTGGGGTCCGGATATCAAAGGATGCTACCAGTGCAAGGGAGTAGCTGCAATCAAGACGAGCGGTACGGAATACGATAAGATGAAGGCCAAGCTCAACATCGAGCACCCGGCTCTTCCGGCACGGTCACTCGTCATCGTAAAGATCACCGAGATCTTTGAATGCAAACCCGGCCCGAAAGCCGGTGCAAAACTCATCTGA
- a CDS encoding ABC transporter, with amino-acid sequence MLKGAIAIFKRDFKKFLGNPFVIIFTLLMPIMYLVIFGNAMGGSITHVSLAVVQEEPYLDNPPLYLATVESLKHMAQKDYPPTFDIEVYTDELKAKRALQGGQVSGVVVFPSPDFPDRAVRLYVDSSDYVTPTMIESGLNAALVQSGFRTRVELNKIYGDIKYIQFFGVGVIVMAIFMTTMMGGGIALIKDREMGIIEGYLVTPVKRSSIIMGMIASGTVRAFLSGFIIFIVDLLITGIIIQSTEDFMLVLLVLFITCIGITSFMVSMASRFSNQQEYASMSAFFNLILFMTSGAFYPVIGMPDWLRWITVINPEYYAVHALRSIILRGQGIEVIGMDLIALCIFSVAAILLGIFTYRRTLE; translated from the coding sequence ATGCTCAAAGGCGCAATTGCGATCTTCAAGCGGGATTTCAAGAAATTCCTGGGCAACCCGTTCGTCATCATCTTTACCCTGCTGATGCCGATCATGTATCTCGTTATCTTCGGCAACGCCATGGGCGGATCGATCACACACGTCTCGTTAGCCGTAGTCCAGGAAGAGCCTTACCTCGATAATCCTCCCCTTTACCTGGCGACCGTCGAGAGCCTGAAACATATGGCGCAGAAGGATTATCCTCCCACTTTCGATATCGAGGTGTACACGGATGAACTGAAGGCCAAACGGGCGTTGCAGGGCGGGCAGGTGAGCGGAGTCGTGGTCTTTCCCTCGCCCGATTTCCCGGACCGGGCCGTCCGGCTCTACGTGGACAGCTCCGATTATGTTACCCCGACCATGATCGAATCCGGCCTGAATGCAGCGCTCGTACAGTCTGGATTCCGCACCCGGGTTGAGCTCAATAAAATTTACGGGGATATCAAGTATATCCAGTTCTTCGGCGTCGGCGTCATCGTGATGGCGATCTTCATGACCACCATGATGGGCGGCGGCATTGCGCTTATCAAGGACCGGGAGATGGGCATTATCGAGGGCTATCTCGTGACGCCGGTCAAGCGGTCGAGCATCATCATGGGCATGATCGCGAGCGGAACGGTGCGGGCATTTCTCTCGGGATTCATTATTTTTATTGTCGACCTGCTCATTACCGGGATTATCATCCAGAGTACCGAAGATTTCATGCTGGTGCTGCTGGTCCTGTTCATCACCTGCATCGGCATCACCAGTTTCATGGTCTCGATGGCCTCCCGGTTCTCCAACCAGCAGGAGTACGCGTCCATGTCGGCTTTTTTTAACCTGATCCTGTTCATGACCAGCGGCGCTTTTTACCCGGTCATCGGCATGCCGGACTGGCTGCGCTGGATCACGGTGATCAACCCGGAATATTATGCAGTGCATGCCCTCAGGAGCATCATCCTGCGGGGCCAGGGGATTGAAGTGATCGGCATGGATCTCATTGCCCTGTGTATCTTCTCGGTCGCAGCGATACTGCTGGGTATCTTCACGTACCGGCGCACGCTGGAATGA
- a CDS encoding daunorubicin ABC transporter ATP-binding protein yields the protein MSPPAAESSQQDDVQQHPGSRGSCSPEDCVIRIEHLSKTFKDKQRTVTAVDDVTFDVKRGEIFGLLGPNGAGKSTLIRILTTLLSPTSGTAFVDRYEITKDPEKIRGIIGVCPQNSTLDNELTAYDNLEFYGKLEDVDDRILPDRIWELLAMVELTDRAHMKVQTFSGGMKRKLEIVRAFIHKPLILFLDEPTIGLDPESRREVWQQIENLNRENTTIILTTHYMDEAEKLCGRIAFVDRGRLISLDTMDNLRLLLPAGDLIEIGFERMDDRVLDALRQHPLVISATVKEQQIHISARSGNTVLPAIVAIFDRYSVPLTSIAIRSPSLEDVFIYLTGKNLSGDSGGSYNTSGSGGAVGKPGARGRF from the coding sequence ATGAGCCCCCCTGCTGCAGAATCCAGTCAACAGGATGATGTACAACAGCATCCCGGCAGCCGAGGCTCCTGTTCTCCCGAAGATTGTGTTATCCGCATCGAACACCTCTCCAAAACCTTCAAAGACAAGCAGCGGACGGTGACTGCGGTCGATGATGTCACGTTCGATGTGAAACGCGGGGAGATTTTCGGCCTGCTCGGGCCCAATGGTGCCGGGAAGAGTACCTTAATCCGCATCCTCACCACCCTCCTGAGTCCTACTTCGGGCACGGCATTTGTCGACCGGTACGAGATCACCAAAGATCCGGAGAAGATCCGGGGTATCATCGGGGTCTGCCCCCAGAACAGCACGCTGGATAATGAACTCACCGCGTATGACAACCTGGAATTCTACGGTAAATTAGAAGATGTTGATGATCGTATCCTGCCGGACCGGATCTGGGAACTCCTGGCAATGGTTGAGCTGACGGACCGGGCCCACATGAAGGTCCAGACGTTCTCGGGCGGGATGAAACGAAAACTCGAGATCGTACGGGCGTTCATCCACAAACCACTCATCCTTTTTTTAGACGAGCCGACCATAGGTCTTGACCCGGAATCCCGTCGCGAGGTCTGGCAGCAGATCGAGAACCTGAACCGGGAAAATACCACCATCATCTTAACCACGCACTACATGGATGAAGCCGAGAAGCTCTGCGGCCGGATCGCTTTTGTGGACCGGGGCAGGCTCATCTCGCTCGATACCATGGATAACCTGCGACTGCTGCTCCCGGCCGGGGATCTCATCGAGATCGGGTTTGAACGGATGGATGACCGGGTCCTTGATGCCCTCAGGCAACACCCGCTTGTCATATCTGCCACGGTAAAAGAGCAGCAGATTCACATCTCGGCCCGAAGCGGAAATACCGTGTTACCGGCAATCGTGGCAATCTTTGATCGCTATTCCGTGCCCCTGACCTCGATCGCTATCCGGTCACCATCACTTGAGGACGTTTTCATTTACCTGACCGGGAAAAACCTGAGTGGTGATAGCGGGGGAAGTTACAATACTTCCGGCTCGGGCGGGGCAGTCGGAAAACCGGGTGCACGGGGGCGTTTCTGA